In a genomic window of Phragmites australis chromosome 14, lpPhrAust1.1, whole genome shotgun sequence:
- the LOC133890594 gene encoding mediator of RNA polymerase II transcription subunit 33A-like isoform X1, producing MEMEMATAPSSSAWVKWAAEYTKAAQAQARPPPEWAARVAAASEAGESGDVPWSAGLAEVLARALLSGDGGAPAAAAWKYADAALSARLASPALLIVLLSTRVIPHRFSRPTAYRLYLELLRRHGFNFRYQMKASNFTKIMDLIDENLGLSKIFGFSKCQPGVFVVHFVLCILWQLVDAVLDDEGLLALTPEKKAQWPTRPEDVSTFEGSVTEQRTEKIEKLQKMNSVITIELIEHLLRDKVITRILSLARENMQSHWGAFTNRLHLLVTNSSTLQNSVISLEPFQQLILGDCNVYGESKHNMRKRFHPIVASNPHSSPIGRCLGASYSALWIPIDMYLEDCLDGSIAATNSIEILSGLVKALQAVNRSTWHDAFLALWVASLRLVQREREPIEGPVPHLDTRLCMLLSITTLAVADIVEEADSLCNETELNSHVKEKKAIGNLRKELMLSLQTLGDYESLLVPPPFIIPAANQAATKAAMFISGINISNGYMENVNGRNYSGNMQHLIVESCISRNLLDTSAYYWPGYINGHADSISHTLPSQLAGWSSFMNGAPLTQSLVNMLVSTPASSLAELKKLFEVAVNGSDEDKVSAATVLCGATLLRGWNFQEHTVRLVVKLLSPSDPVDCSGRESQLIKLAPMLNVILTGISPVDYAPIFSFHGLIPELAAALMAICEVFGCLSPSVSWTLRTGEELSAHTVFSNAFILLLRLWKFNHPPLEYCIMGDGAPVGSQLTPEYLLLLRNSQVLSPSSSAKHRNGQKQLQVTSNPSSEHPIFMDSFPKLKLWYRQHQACLASTLSGLAHGTPVHNNVDSLLNLMFVKASKGGTSIGSLSGSSSISNSSGPGADDLHLWPQLPAWEILEAVPFVVDAALTACAHGRLFPRELATGLKDLADFLPASLATIVSYFSAEVTRGVWKPASMNGTDWPSPAANLSMVEEHIKKIVAATGVDVPRLVTGGSSLATLPLPLAAFVSLTITYKLDKASERFLNLAGPALENLAASCPWPSMAIVAALWTQKVKRWSDFLVFSASRTVFHHNNDAVVQLLRSCFTATLGMTSTSVCSCGGVASLLGHGFGSHCSGGLSPVAPGILYLRIFRCIKDCSILTEDILSLLMLSVKDIAETTMPRQRSDKLKNIKYGMRHGQVSLAAAMTQVKVAASLGATLVWLSGGTALVQSLMQEMLPSWFLSVQNLDQGGASVGIVYKLGGHALAYFAVYSGMFAWGIDPTPVSRRRERVMRSHFEFLASALDRKISLGCDLSLWRAYVSGFVGLVVECTPCWAQEVDLKVLRRLSSGLRQWNEDELAVALLRRAGPEAMGTAAELILGSEW from the exons atggagatggagatggcgaCGGCGCCGTCCTCCTCGGCGTGGGTGAAGTGGGCCGCGGAGTACACCAAGGCGGCGCAGGCTCAGGCTCGACCGCCGCCGGAATGGGCGGcgcgggtggcggcggcgtcAGAGGCGGGGGAGAGCGGGGACGTGCCGTGGTCCGCGGGGCTCGCGGAGGTGCTGGCGCGGGCGCTGCTCTCCGGGGACGGCGGCGCTCCCGCGGCCGCCGCGTGGAAGTACGCCGATGCCGCCCTCTCCGCGCGACTCGCGTCCCCAGCGCTCCTCATCGTGCTTCTCTCCACCAG GGTCATTCCTCATCGGTTTTCCAGGCCGACGGCATATAGACTCTACTTGGAGCTATTGAGGAGACATGGATTCAACTTCCGTTATCAGATGAAAGCTTCAAATTTCACAAA GATCATGGATTTAATAGACGAGAACCTTGGTCTCTCAAAGATATTTGGCTTTTCAAAGTGTCAACCAGGGGTCTTTGTTGTCCATTTTGTCCTCTGTATTTTATGGCAGTTGGTTGATGCTGTTTTGGATGATGAGGGCCTGTTAGCTTTAACTCCAGAGAAGAAAGCTCAATGGCCGACCAGGCCTGAAGATGTGAGCACATTTGAAGGAAGTGTTACTGAACAAAGAACTGAGAAGATTGAGAAGTTACAGAAGATGAACAGTGTGATAACTATAGAGCTCATTGAGCATCTTCTTCGCGATAAAGTAATTACTCGTATCCTATCATTGGCACGCGAAAACAT GCAATCTCATTGGGGGGCATTTACTAACCGGTTGCATTTGCTTGTGACAAACTCATCTACCTTACAAAATTCAGTGATATCCTTGGAACCATTTCAGCAGTTGATTCTAGGAGATTGCAATGTATATGGAGAATCTAAACATAATATGCGTAAAAGATTCCACCCAATAGTGGCTTCTAACCCTCATTCTTCTCCAATTGGACGATGCCTTGGTGCTAGCTATTCTGCACTATGGATTCCTATCGATATGTATCTTGAGGATTGCCTCGATGGTTCAATCGCTGCAACAAATTCCATTGAGATTTTAAGTG GTTTGGTCAAGGCTCTTCAAGCAGTCAACAGATCCACTTGGCATGATGCTTTCTTGGCCCTTTGGGTAGCATCACTTCGCCTTGTACAAAGA GAAAGAGAACCGATCGAAGGTCCTGTACCTCACCTAGACACACGACTATGCATGTTGTTGTCTATCACAACACTTGCAGTTGCTGACATAGTTGAGGAAGCAGATTCACTTTGCAATGAAACAGAACTCAACAGTCatgtgaaagaaaagaaagcaattGGTAATCTGCGTAAGGAATTGATGTTAAGCTTACAGACACTTGGTGATTATGAAAGTTTGCTTGTTCCTCCTCCATTTATCATCCCAGCAGCTAATCAGGCTGCTACCAAAGCTGCAATGTTTATTTCGGGAATCAACATTAGCAATGGCTACATGGAAAATGTCAACGGGAGGAATTATT CTGGAAATATGCAACATTTGATTGTGGAGTCATGCATCTCAAGGAATTTGTTGGACACATCAGCTTACTATTGGCCTGGTTATATTAATGGCCATGCCGACTCCATATCTCATACACTCCCTAGCCAACTTGCTGGGTGGTCATCTTTCATGAATGGTGCACCATTGACTCAGTCGTTGGTTAATATGTTGGTATCAACTCCCGCTTCAAG CTTGGCAGAGCTCAAGAAGTTATTTGAAGTTGCAGTTAATGGGTCAGATGAAGACAAGGTTTCTGCTGCCACTGTTCTATGTGGAGCCACTCTTTTACGTGGTTGGAATTTTCAG GAGCATACAGTTCGGTTAGTTGTCAAACTGCTCTCACCCTCTGATCCAGTCGATTGTTCTGGAAGAGAGAGCCAATTGATAAAGCTTGCTCCAATGCTCAATGTTATTCTCACTGGAATATCGCCTGTAGACTACGCTCCAATCTTCTCATTCCATGGTCTG atTCCAGAGCTGGCTGCTGCTCTTATGGCAATATGCGAAGTTTTTGGGTGTCTTTCGCCAAGTGTTTCCTGGACTCTGAGAACAGGAGAGGAATTATCAGCTCACACAGTCTTCTCAAATGCATTCATTCTTCTGTTGAGACTGTGGAAGTTTAACCATCCACCGCTTGAGTACTGCATAATGGGAGATGGTGCTCCAGTTGGCTCACAGCTAACCCCTGAATATCTTCTGCTATTGCGGAATTCCCAGGTTCTATCTCCCAGCAGTTCGGCAAAACATAGAAATGGACAAAAGCAATTACAAGTTACTTCAAACCCATCATCTGAGCATCCTATTTTTATGGATTCATTTCCGAAGTTGAAGTTATGGTATCGACAACACCAAGCTTGTCTGGCTTCAACTCTCTCTGGACTTGCTCATGGGACACCTGTACATAACAATGTAGACAGCCTTCTGAACCTGATGTTTGTAAAGGCCAGTAAAGGAGGCACATCTATAGGTTCTTTATCTGGAAGTAGCAGCATAAGTAACTCATCCGGTCCTGGTGCTGATGATTTGCATCTTTGGCCTCAGTTGCCTGCTTGGGAGATACTTGAAGCTGTTCCATTTGTGGTTGATGCTGCTCTTACTGCTTGTGCCCATGGAAGGCTGTTTCCTCGTGAACTGGCTACAG GTCTCAAGGATCTGGCTGATTTCTTGCCTGCATCTCTCGCTACAATAGTAAGCTACTTTTCAGCTGAGGTAACGCGGGGTGTTTGGAAACCAGCATCCATGAATGGAACAGATTGGCCTAGTCCTGCTGCCAACCTATCCATGGTCGAAGAGCACATCAAGAAAATCGTAGCGGCCACTGGTGTTGATGTTCCAAGGCTTGTCACAG GAGGAAGTTCTTTGGCTACACTTCCGTTGCCATTGGCTGCCTTTGTGAGCCTCACAATCACGTACAAACTTGATAAGGCATCAGAGCGATTCCTTAATCTTGCTGGTCCAGCTTTAGAGAACCTTGCTGCAAGCTGCCCATGGCCAAGCATGGCAATCGTTGCAGCACTGTGGACCCAGAAGGTGAAGCGATGGAGTGATTTCCTAGTGTTTTCAGCTTCACGCACGGTGTTCCACCATAACAATGATGCAGTCGTACAGCTTCTCAGAAGCTGTTTCACTGCTACCCTTGGCATGACATCTACATCAGTATGCAGTTGTGGAGGTGTTGCGAGCCTTCTGGGCCACGGTTTTGGTTCTCATTGCTCTGGTGGTCTCTCACCAGTTGCACCAGGAATCCTCTATCTCCGGATATTTCGGTGCATTAAGGACTGTTCCATACTCACTGAAGATATACTCTCCCTTCTGATGCTTTCGGTGAAGGATATAGCTGAAACAACCATGCCCCGACAACGGTCAGACAAACTAAAGAATATCAAGTACGGGATGAGGCATGGTCAGGTATCTCTTGCTGCTGCAATGACGCAAGTGAAGGTGGCGGCGTCACTGGGAGCGACACTGGTTTGGTTATCCGGCGGAACAGCCCTTGTCCAGTCTCTGATGCAAGAAATGCTGCCCTCTTGGTTCCTATCCGTGCAGAATCTGGATCAAGGCGGGGCCAGTGTAGGAATAGTATACAAACTGGGCGGCCACGCGCTCGCCTACTTTGCAGTGTACTCCGGGATGTTCGCCTGGGGCATCGACCCGACGCCAGTATCCCGGCGTCGAGAAAGGGTCATGCGGTCGCACTTCGAGTTCCTGGCGAGCGCACTGGACAGGAAGATCTCCCTCGGCTGCGACCTGTCCCTGTGGCGCGCCTACGTGTCGGGGTTCGTGGGGCTGGTTGTGGAGTGCACCCCGTGCTGGGCGCAGGAGGTGGACCTGAAGGTGCTGAGGAGACTGAGCAGCGGCCTCCGGCAGTGGAACGAGGACGAGCTCGCTGTCGCTCTCCTCCGCAGGGCCGGACCAGAGGCGATGGGCACTGCCGCCGAACTGATCCTGGGCAGCGAGTGGTGA
- the LOC133890594 gene encoding mediator of RNA polymerase II transcription subunit 33A-like isoform X2: MEMEMATAPSSSAWVKWAAEYTKAAQAQARPPPEWAARVAAASEAGESGDVPWSAGLAEVLARALLSGDGGAPAAAAWKYADAALSARLASPALLIVLLSTRVIPHRFSRPTAYRLYLELLRRHGFNFRYQMKASNFTKIMDLIDENLGLSKIFGFSKCQPGVFVVHFVLCILWQLVDAVLDDEGLLALTPEKKAQWPTRPEDVSTFEGSVTEQRTEKIEKLQKMNSVITIELIEHLLRDKVITRILSLARENMQSHWGAFTNRLHLLVTNSSTLQNSVISLEPFQQLILGDCNVYGESKHNMRKRFHPIVASNPHSSPIGRCLGASYSALWIPIDMYLEDCLDGSIAATNSIEILSGLVKALQAVNRSTWHDAFLALWVASLRLVQREREPIEGPVPHLDTRLCMLLSITTLAVADIVEEADSLCNETELNSHVKEKKAIGNLRKELMLSLQTLGDYESLLVPPPFIIPAANQAATKAAMFISGINISNGYMENVNGRNYSGNMQHLIVESCISRNLLDTSAYYWPGYINGHADSISHTLPSQLAGWSSFMNGAPLTQSLVNMLVSTPASSILVTSGNKSLNEAHKLDGSLAELKKLFEVAVNGSDEDKVSAATVLCGATLLRGWNFQEHTVRLVVKLLSPSDPVDCSGRESQLIKLAPMLNVILTGISPVDYAPIFSFHGLIPELAAALMAICEVFGCLSPSVSWTLRTGEELSAHTVFSNAFILLLRLWKFNHPPLEYCIMGDGAPVGSQLTPEYLLLLRNSQVLSPSSSAKHRNGQKQLQVTSNPSSEHPIFMDSFPKLKLWYRQHQACLASTLSGLAHGTPVHNNVDSLLNLMFVKASKGGTSIGSLSGSSSISNSSGPGADDLHLWPQLPAWEILEAVPFVVDAALTACAHGRLFPRELATGLKDLADFLPASLATIVSYFSAEVTRGVWKPASMNGTDWPSPAANLSMVEEHIKKIVAATGVDVPRLVTGGSSLATLPLPLAAFVSLTITYKLDKASERFLNLAGPALENLAASCPWPSMAIVAALWTQKVKRWSDFLVFSASRTVFHHNNDAVVQLLRSCFTATLGMTSTSVCSCGGVASLLGHGFGSHCSGGLSPVAPGILYLRIFRCIKDCSILTEDILSLLMLSVKDIAETTMPRQRSDKLKNIKYGMRHGQVSLAAAMTQVKVAASLGATLVWLSGGTALVQSLMQEMLPSWFLSVQNLDQGGASVGIVYKLGGHALAYFAVYSGMFAWGIDPTPVSRRRERVMRSHFEFLASALDRKISLGCDLSLWRAYVSGFVGLVVECTPCWAQEVDLKVLRRLSSGLRQWNEDELAVALLRRAGPEAMGTAAELILGSEW, encoded by the exons atggagatggagatggcgaCGGCGCCGTCCTCCTCGGCGTGGGTGAAGTGGGCCGCGGAGTACACCAAGGCGGCGCAGGCTCAGGCTCGACCGCCGCCGGAATGGGCGGcgcgggtggcggcggcgtcAGAGGCGGGGGAGAGCGGGGACGTGCCGTGGTCCGCGGGGCTCGCGGAGGTGCTGGCGCGGGCGCTGCTCTCCGGGGACGGCGGCGCTCCCGCGGCCGCCGCGTGGAAGTACGCCGATGCCGCCCTCTCCGCGCGACTCGCGTCCCCAGCGCTCCTCATCGTGCTTCTCTCCACCAG GGTCATTCCTCATCGGTTTTCCAGGCCGACGGCATATAGACTCTACTTGGAGCTATTGAGGAGACATGGATTCAACTTCCGTTATCAGATGAAAGCTTCAAATTTCACAAA GATCATGGATTTAATAGACGAGAACCTTGGTCTCTCAAAGATATTTGGCTTTTCAAAGTGTCAACCAGGGGTCTTTGTTGTCCATTTTGTCCTCTGTATTTTATGGCAGTTGGTTGATGCTGTTTTGGATGATGAGGGCCTGTTAGCTTTAACTCCAGAGAAGAAAGCTCAATGGCCGACCAGGCCTGAAGATGTGAGCACATTTGAAGGAAGTGTTACTGAACAAAGAACTGAGAAGATTGAGAAGTTACAGAAGATGAACAGTGTGATAACTATAGAGCTCATTGAGCATCTTCTTCGCGATAAAGTAATTACTCGTATCCTATCATTGGCACGCGAAAACAT GCAATCTCATTGGGGGGCATTTACTAACCGGTTGCATTTGCTTGTGACAAACTCATCTACCTTACAAAATTCAGTGATATCCTTGGAACCATTTCAGCAGTTGATTCTAGGAGATTGCAATGTATATGGAGAATCTAAACATAATATGCGTAAAAGATTCCACCCAATAGTGGCTTCTAACCCTCATTCTTCTCCAATTGGACGATGCCTTGGTGCTAGCTATTCTGCACTATGGATTCCTATCGATATGTATCTTGAGGATTGCCTCGATGGTTCAATCGCTGCAACAAATTCCATTGAGATTTTAAGTG GTTTGGTCAAGGCTCTTCAAGCAGTCAACAGATCCACTTGGCATGATGCTTTCTTGGCCCTTTGGGTAGCATCACTTCGCCTTGTACAAAGA GAAAGAGAACCGATCGAAGGTCCTGTACCTCACCTAGACACACGACTATGCATGTTGTTGTCTATCACAACACTTGCAGTTGCTGACATAGTTGAGGAAGCAGATTCACTTTGCAATGAAACAGAACTCAACAGTCatgtgaaagaaaagaaagcaattGGTAATCTGCGTAAGGAATTGATGTTAAGCTTACAGACACTTGGTGATTATGAAAGTTTGCTTGTTCCTCCTCCATTTATCATCCCAGCAGCTAATCAGGCTGCTACCAAAGCTGCAATGTTTATTTCGGGAATCAACATTAGCAATGGCTACATGGAAAATGTCAACGGGAGGAATTATT CTGGAAATATGCAACATTTGATTGTGGAGTCATGCATCTCAAGGAATTTGTTGGACACATCAGCTTACTATTGGCCTGGTTATATTAATGGCCATGCCGACTCCATATCTCATACACTCCCTAGCCAACTTGCTGGGTGGTCATCTTTCATGAATGGTGCACCATTGACTCAGTCGTTGGTTAATATGTTGGTATCAACTCCCGCTTCAAG TATATTAGTTACTTCTGGTAATAAATCACTGAATGAAGCTCATAAACTTGATGGAAGCTTGGCAGAGCTCAAGAAGTTATTTGAAGTTGCAGTTAATGGGTCAGATGAAGACAAGGTTTCTGCTGCCACTGTTCTATGTGGAGCCACTCTTTTACGTGGTTGGAATTTTCAG GAGCATACAGTTCGGTTAGTTGTCAAACTGCTCTCACCCTCTGATCCAGTCGATTGTTCTGGAAGAGAGAGCCAATTGATAAAGCTTGCTCCAATGCTCAATGTTATTCTCACTGGAATATCGCCTGTAGACTACGCTCCAATCTTCTCATTCCATGGTCTG atTCCAGAGCTGGCTGCTGCTCTTATGGCAATATGCGAAGTTTTTGGGTGTCTTTCGCCAAGTGTTTCCTGGACTCTGAGAACAGGAGAGGAATTATCAGCTCACACAGTCTTCTCAAATGCATTCATTCTTCTGTTGAGACTGTGGAAGTTTAACCATCCACCGCTTGAGTACTGCATAATGGGAGATGGTGCTCCAGTTGGCTCACAGCTAACCCCTGAATATCTTCTGCTATTGCGGAATTCCCAGGTTCTATCTCCCAGCAGTTCGGCAAAACATAGAAATGGACAAAAGCAATTACAAGTTACTTCAAACCCATCATCTGAGCATCCTATTTTTATGGATTCATTTCCGAAGTTGAAGTTATGGTATCGACAACACCAAGCTTGTCTGGCTTCAACTCTCTCTGGACTTGCTCATGGGACACCTGTACATAACAATGTAGACAGCCTTCTGAACCTGATGTTTGTAAAGGCCAGTAAAGGAGGCACATCTATAGGTTCTTTATCTGGAAGTAGCAGCATAAGTAACTCATCCGGTCCTGGTGCTGATGATTTGCATCTTTGGCCTCAGTTGCCTGCTTGGGAGATACTTGAAGCTGTTCCATTTGTGGTTGATGCTGCTCTTACTGCTTGTGCCCATGGAAGGCTGTTTCCTCGTGAACTGGCTACAG GTCTCAAGGATCTGGCTGATTTCTTGCCTGCATCTCTCGCTACAATAGTAAGCTACTTTTCAGCTGAGGTAACGCGGGGTGTTTGGAAACCAGCATCCATGAATGGAACAGATTGGCCTAGTCCTGCTGCCAACCTATCCATGGTCGAAGAGCACATCAAGAAAATCGTAGCGGCCACTGGTGTTGATGTTCCAAGGCTTGTCACAG GAGGAAGTTCTTTGGCTACACTTCCGTTGCCATTGGCTGCCTTTGTGAGCCTCACAATCACGTACAAACTTGATAAGGCATCAGAGCGATTCCTTAATCTTGCTGGTCCAGCTTTAGAGAACCTTGCTGCAAGCTGCCCATGGCCAAGCATGGCAATCGTTGCAGCACTGTGGACCCAGAAGGTGAAGCGATGGAGTGATTTCCTAGTGTTTTCAGCTTCACGCACGGTGTTCCACCATAACAATGATGCAGTCGTACAGCTTCTCAGAAGCTGTTTCACTGCTACCCTTGGCATGACATCTACATCAGTATGCAGTTGTGGAGGTGTTGCGAGCCTTCTGGGCCACGGTTTTGGTTCTCATTGCTCTGGTGGTCTCTCACCAGTTGCACCAGGAATCCTCTATCTCCGGATATTTCGGTGCATTAAGGACTGTTCCATACTCACTGAAGATATACTCTCCCTTCTGATGCTTTCGGTGAAGGATATAGCTGAAACAACCATGCCCCGACAACGGTCAGACAAACTAAAGAATATCAAGTACGGGATGAGGCATGGTCAGGTATCTCTTGCTGCTGCAATGACGCAAGTGAAGGTGGCGGCGTCACTGGGAGCGACACTGGTTTGGTTATCCGGCGGAACAGCCCTTGTCCAGTCTCTGATGCAAGAAATGCTGCCCTCTTGGTTCCTATCCGTGCAGAATCTGGATCAAGGCGGGGCCAGTGTAGGAATAGTATACAAACTGGGCGGCCACGCGCTCGCCTACTTTGCAGTGTACTCCGGGATGTTCGCCTGGGGCATCGACCCGACGCCAGTATCCCGGCGTCGAGAAAGGGTCATGCGGTCGCACTTCGAGTTCCTGGCGAGCGCACTGGACAGGAAGATCTCCCTCGGCTGCGACCTGTCCCTGTGGCGCGCCTACGTGTCGGGGTTCGTGGGGCTGGTTGTGGAGTGCACCCCGTGCTGGGCGCAGGAGGTGGACCTGAAGGTGCTGAGGAGACTGAGCAGCGGCCTCCGGCAGTGGAACGAGGACGAGCTCGCTGTCGCTCTCCTCCGCAGGGCCGGACCAGAGGCGATGGGCACTGCCGCCGAACTGATCCTGGGCAGCGAGTGGTGA